The Gordonia sp. KTR9 genome contains a region encoding:
- a CDS encoding tetratricopeptide repeat protein, whose product MAMSGAVDLGGLKERAEAERAQAQRAQSQAAHAGQAPVPGGQPPAAGSGPAPAAVLDVTEETFEAEVLNRSMQQLVVIDLWAEWCGPCKQLSPVLERLAAESGGRWMLAKVDVDANPRIAQAFRVQSIPMVVAIVQGQPVTAFNGVRSEAEITQWIDDIFAQVGDVLPGVPGGPAPEPEPEDPRLLAAEAKLNDGDFDGALADYRAIADAEPENLEAVSAARNLEFILRAQAHDPAIVETASPRDVDAQLAAADVLLLSQQPEAAFDRIIDVVRVTAGEERTRARTRLLELFELFDPAEQFVVSARRKLASALF is encoded by the coding sequence ATGGCCATGTCCGGCGCAGTGGATCTCGGCGGACTCAAGGAGAGAGCCGAAGCCGAACGCGCGCAGGCGCAACGGGCACAGTCGCAGGCTGCCCACGCCGGTCAGGCACCCGTCCCGGGCGGGCAACCACCGGCCGCCGGTTCGGGTCCCGCGCCGGCAGCGGTTCTCGATGTCACCGAGGAGACGTTCGAGGCCGAGGTGCTCAACCGGTCGATGCAGCAGCTCGTGGTCATCGACCTGTGGGCGGAATGGTGCGGTCCGTGTAAGCAGCTGTCGCCGGTCCTGGAGCGTCTCGCCGCCGAGTCCGGCGGACGCTGGATGCTGGCGAAGGTCGACGTCGATGCGAATCCGCGTATCGCACAGGCCTTCCGGGTCCAGTCGATCCCCATGGTCGTCGCGATCGTGCAGGGTCAGCCGGTGACCGCGTTCAACGGTGTGCGCTCCGAAGCCGAGATCACCCAGTGGATCGACGACATCTTCGCCCAGGTCGGCGACGTGCTGCCGGGCGTCCCCGGCGGGCCGGCCCCCGAACCGGAACCCGAGGACCCGAGGCTGCTCGCGGCCGAGGCGAAGCTGAACGACGGCGACTTCGACGGCGCCCTCGCGGACTATCGGGCCATCGCCGACGCCGAGCCGGAGAATCTCGAAGCCGTGTCCGCGGCGCGGAATCTCGAGTTCATCCTGCGCGCACAGGCGCACGACCCCGCGATCGTGGAGACGGCATCGCCGCGTGATGTCGACGCGCAGCTGGCGGCCGCGGATGTCCTGCTCCTCTCGCAACAGCCCGAGGCCGCGTTCGACCGCATCATCGACGTCGTCCGGGTGACCGCGGGCGAGGAACGCACCCGTGCGCGCACCCGGTTGCTCGAGCTGTTCGAACTCTTCGATCCCGCCGAGCAGTTCGTCGTGAGCGCACGGCGCAAGCTCGCCAGCGCGCTGTTCTGA
- a CDS encoding acetyl-CoA C-acetyltransferase codes for MTSTADTTTVIVAGARTPFGRLLGSLKDFSGVDLGAVAIKGALERSGVPASEVQYVIMGQVLTAGAGQMPARQAAIKAGIGWDVPTLTINKMCLSGIDAIALADQLIRAGEFDVVVAGGQESMTQAPHLLPGSRGGFKYGNTELVDHMAFDGLFDAFTDQPMGALTEQGNDADGFTREQQDEFAARSHQRAAAAWKNGVFDDEVIPVSIPQRKGDPIEFAEDEGIRANTTTESLSGLRPAFRKDGTITAGNSSQISDGAAAVVVMSKAKAEELGVTWLAEIGAHGVVAGPDSTLQAQPANAIVKACDREGIAPADLDLIEINEAFSAVGLASTQQLGIDPEIVNVNGGAIAVGHPIGTSGARIALHLALELKRRGGGVGAAALCGAGGQGDALIVRVPKA; via the coding sequence ATGACTTCGACTGCCGACACGACAACGGTCATCGTCGCCGGTGCACGCACACCCTTCGGCCGCCTGCTGGGCTCGCTGAAGGACTTCAGCGGAGTGGACCTCGGTGCGGTCGCGATCAAGGGCGCGCTGGAGCGGTCGGGGGTTCCCGCGTCCGAGGTCCAGTACGTGATCATGGGCCAGGTGCTGACGGCGGGGGCCGGTCAGATGCCTGCTCGTCAGGCCGCGATCAAGGCCGGCATCGGCTGGGACGTCCCGACCCTGACCATCAACAAGATGTGCCTGTCGGGCATCGACGCGATCGCGCTGGCCGACCAGCTCATCCGGGCGGGCGAGTTCGACGTCGTCGTCGCCGGCGGCCAGGAGTCCATGACCCAGGCGCCGCACCTCCTGCCGGGCAGCCGCGGCGGTTTCAAGTACGGCAACACCGAGCTCGTCGACCACATGGCCTTCGACGGACTGTTCGACGCCTTCACCGATCAGCCGATGGGGGCGCTGACCGAGCAGGGCAACGACGCCGACGGATTCACCCGTGAGCAGCAGGACGAGTTCGCAGCGCGCAGCCATCAGCGCGCCGCCGCCGCGTGGAAGAACGGCGTCTTCGACGACGAGGTCATCCCGGTGTCCATCCCGCAGCGCAAGGGCGACCCGATCGAGTTCGCCGAGGACGAGGGCATCCGGGCCAACACGACCACCGAGTCGCTGTCGGGCCTGCGTCCGGCCTTCCGCAAGGACGGCACGATCACCGCGGGCAACTCGTCGCAGATCTCCGACGGCGCGGCGGCCGTCGTGGTCATGAGCAAGGCCAAGGCGGAAGAACTCGGAGTGACCTGGCTGGCGGAGATCGGTGCCCACGGCGTCGTCGCCGGTCCGGATTCCACCCTGCAGGCGCAGCCGGCCAATGCGATCGTCAAGGCATGCGACCGCGAGGGCATCGCGCCCGCGGATCTCGACCTCATCGAGATCAACGAGGCCTTCTCCGCCGTCGGTCTGGCGTCGACCCAGCAGCTGGGGATCGACCCGGAGATCGTCAACGTCAACGGCGGCGCGATCGCCGTCGGCCACCCGATCGGTACCTCCGGTGCGCGTATCGCGCTGCACCTCGCGCTCGAGCTGAAGCGACGCGGTGGCGGCGTCGGTGCGGCCGCGCTCTGCGGTGCCGGCGGCCAGGGTGACGCCCTGATCGTCCGGGTTCCCAAGGCGTGA
- a CDS encoding DUF3817 domain-containing protein, whose product MLSFFDLTTPAKRFRFVAVAEAITWAVLLVAMVVKRVNDDDEAIAKPGMIHGVVFVLFVVVALLTAVQLKWNSVKWELPVGSRRIGIPIVTLLALASSIPPFGTIVFEWWARRNGHLAELSTDRAPRQATA is encoded by the coding sequence ATGCTGTCTTTCTTCGACCTGACCACACCCGCCAAGCGCTTTCGGTTCGTCGCCGTCGCCGAGGCGATCACCTGGGCTGTCCTGCTGGTCGCGATGGTCGTCAAGCGGGTCAACGACGACGACGAGGCGATCGCCAAGCCGGGAATGATCCACGGAGTCGTCTTCGTGCTCTTCGTGGTCGTCGCTCTCCTCACGGCCGTGCAGCTCAAGTGGAACTCCGTCAAGTGGGAGCTGCCGGTGGGTTCGCGCCGGATCGGAATCCCGATCGTGACCCTGCTCGCGCTGGCGTCGAGCATTCCGCCGTTCGGCACGATCGTGTTCGAGTGGTGGGCGCGACGGAACGGTCATCTCGCCGAGCTGTCCACCGACCGCGCACCCAGGCAGGCCACGGCCTGA
- a CDS encoding MFS transporter has protein sequence MWVAHIPVISARTGVDHDQLGGLLLLLGASAFIGMQVCGRLIDRLGSRPVTIGAALLLSAVIIAPVLAVDALTLAAALVAFGFANGCLDVSMNAQAVVVERAHRRPIMSSFHGFFSAGSLLGSGVVAATLWADVGVIPTVACAAVAGVGVVAWNARGLADREVGSDDASRRAESTAGGAPAKWWHTVDRRRLVLLALVAFALMLAEGTAYDWSALHVVETFGSAEAVGAIAFGAFSATMTVARFVIDPVVGSVGPVAVVRYGGLLGTAGILIAVLSPVPALAIVGWGVFGLGLAGLIPQIFTAAGNLSSESSGRTISAVVGCGYLGMLAGPAVVGFISSRTSLNTGLLAAVAALVLAVALAPVVRPDGARATAVGDGARSPDAT, from the coding sequence ATGTGGGTGGCGCACATCCCGGTCATCAGTGCGCGCACCGGAGTCGATCACGATCAGCTCGGCGGCCTGCTCCTCCTTCTCGGCGCCTCGGCATTCATCGGGATGCAGGTCTGCGGACGTCTGATCGACCGCCTTGGTTCTCGCCCGGTGACGATCGGGGCCGCGCTGCTGCTGTCAGCGGTGATCATCGCGCCGGTGCTCGCCGTCGATGCGCTCACCCTCGCGGCCGCGCTCGTCGCCTTCGGCTTCGCCAACGGTTGCCTGGACGTGTCGATGAACGCCCAGGCGGTCGTGGTCGAACGGGCCCACCGCCGACCGATCATGTCGTCGTTCCACGGATTCTTCTCGGCGGGCAGCCTGCTGGGATCCGGGGTGGTGGCCGCGACCTTGTGGGCCGATGTCGGTGTCATCCCCACGGTGGCCTGCGCCGCGGTGGCCGGTGTGGGTGTCGTCGCGTGGAACGCACGAGGGCTCGCCGACCGCGAGGTCGGCTCCGACGATGCGAGCCGGCGCGCGGAGTCCACCGCGGGGGGCGCGCCCGCGAAGTGGTGGCACACGGTGGATCGGCGCCGCCTCGTGCTCCTGGCGCTGGTCGCCTTCGCACTGATGCTGGCCGAGGGCACCGCCTACGACTGGAGTGCCCTCCACGTGGTCGAGACCTTCGGTTCCGCCGAAGCCGTCGGCGCCATCGCCTTCGGCGCCTTCAGTGCGACGATGACCGTGGCACGGTTCGTGATCGACCCGGTGGTCGGGTCGGTGGGTCCGGTCGCCGTCGTCCGCTACGGCGGTCTGCTCGGCACCGCCGGCATCCTGATCGCGGTGCTCTCGCCCGTACCCGCGCTCGCGATCGTGGGATGGGGCGTCTTCGGACTGGGCCTGGCGGGATTGATCCCGCAGATCTTCACCGCGGCGGGCAATCTGTCAAGTGAGTCGAGTGGCCGGACCATCTCCGCGGTCGTCGGATGCGGCTACCTCGGCATGCTCGCCGGCCCCGCGGTCGTCGGCTTCATCAGCAGCCGGACGTCGTTGAACACCGGGTTGCTCGCCGCGGTGGCGGCCCTTGTCCTGGCCGTCGCACTCGCACCGGTCGTCCGCCCCGACGGGGCCCGCGCGACCGCTGTAGGGGACGGCGCCCGTTCGCCCGACGCCACCTGA